AGCGCAGGGGGCTGCGGCTGCTGGAGGCCGTGCAGGGGCCGGGGCCGGTGCGGGAGGCCCAGCACGGCGAGGATCTCCTTCTGCATCTCCCGCTTCTCGTGCGTCTTGAGCCTCCGGTAGAGGAAGCCCGAGGAGGAGgtctgcggcggcggcggcggcggctgctccGCGGGGCCGGGGCGCCCGCCGTCCCCCAGCAGCGCGCCCCCGGCggcgggcaggggcgggggcccGCAGCAGCCGCAGAGCAGTCCCCACCACCAGCACAGCCACGGCGCCCTCCGCCCCAGCATCCCCGCCGAGCCGGGCTGGCCCCGCGGGCCCCGCGAGGCGTGGAGCGGCGGAGCGAGGCCGGAGCGCGGCCGCGGTGGCCCTTGGGCGTGAAGAGCCCCGCCACCTCTCGGCGGGCTCGCTTCCCCTTCCTGGCCCTCAGTCCGTATCTCTCATGTTCGTCTGGGGTGCCCGCAGTTGCccaggctggaggggaggaggagggggcgaTCCCCGGGAGGGCCGCTGGAGGGGCAGGGGGGGAGCCCCACGCTCCCGCGCAGGTCCCCGGAGGCGCAAGCTCCAGGCCAGGTGCGTCCGAGTCGGGGCCGCGCGGCAGCCGGCGCCCTGGCTCCTGGGCGGGTCACGGCGCAGTCTCTCCGGGGTCTGGCTGCCCGCGCACGTGCGCTGCCTTGCGCCCTCCGGGGCGGCTGGACGGACGGCGGGGCCGCTCACCAGCTGGGGAGGATGCCGGGCATCATCCCCGCGCACGCCTCTCCCCGGCTTGCACGGCCGCCGTGAAGTTCACCCCGCCGCAGGGCCCCGGCCGTGGCGGACTAGGCGTCCCAAGATGCCCACCTTCTCCGCGAGGCTTacacttccttctccctctcacaAACTCCGCGCCCCCTCCGCCCTCGGGCACGGCACTGTCGCTCCCCCTCAAGATCTCGGCGCGCCGTTCCACTCCCCAAGCGGAGGCGGTGAGGCTCTTGCTTTCCGTTCCGTGCTCGTTCGGCTGCCCTGCAAACCCCGCTCGCAGAAGGGACGGGAGGGAAGCGGACCCGTGCGCGGAGCGGCGGCGTCAGCGCCGGAATTCGCAGGCTCCCGCCTCTCGGAGCCGCGCTCTCCACAGCGGCCAACGTGGGCTTTCTGGTGCGCGTCTCGCTCAGGTACAGCGCTCCAGCCCCCGGGTCGCCCCGCCCTCCTGGTAACGGACAGGCTGGCGGCCAATGAAGAGGCGCGTCTCGCCTGTATTTAAATAGGCCCGCCCCCTTCTTTCACCCTCCCTCTCCCGGGAGGCATCGCCTCCGCCGCGCGTAGGTTTCAAGTACAGAGAATTCTCGGAGGCACCCGAGGAGTGGCGAGGTGGCAAAGGCAAAGAGGTCACTGCTAGGAAGAATGATCTGATCAGCACCCTGGTGGGAACCTTTCCCTTTCACGATCCCATAAAAGGCCTAAATTGATGCCTTaactaaataaaagtaaaatcagCTGTTAAATCAATGCCACCTGAATCAATTGAAGAATAGAAAAACCATCACTTTTTCCCATTCCTTCCTTAGTTTCTCTAATTGACGTAATACAGGCGTTGAGCGTGCACGTGGCTTCCAAAGGCAGCTGATGGAAGTTGGGACACACCCTCGGAGAAGCCGTTCCCAAACGCCAGAGAGAGGGCCAAATATAAGCGATACCCGTCGTCCTGAGGGCTTGGGCTCTGagtattttgatttatttcttcatttgggCTTCGGCTTCGCTTCTTAAGCTAGCACCCAAAAGAAAGGGTGTAATCAGAGagtgtagtaaaaaaaaaaaaagcccccccccccccgcctccagCTTCTTGGAAATGTTTCAGAGCTTCTCCAGTTTGTCTGTTAAGGTTGCATTTTAATGTACCGAAAGACAATCGAATTTACATGATGCAAGATCAGTAAAATTTGAGGAGAGGTGGTACAGGTGATTTCAGTAAGCGTAGGGTCTTGGCATGTCCCATTCAGGATCACAGGCAGGGCCCTGAAACTCGGGCTGCTGGGAGCATTAGACAAGGTCAGGCACGTAAAACCCGTTGTAATTTCATGGCAGGCTCACTTCTCAGTTACagacactgccccctcccccaaacaaCACCACCACCATCTGCCATTCCGCATGCACATTCATTTGCCCTCACCCTATCCAAGAAGGCCCAGTTATTGGTGGTTCCTAGAAAGAAGTTCTCTTAAAACGTTATGATCTTTTACCTGGTGAAAGTATGTGTTGAATGGGTAAGGGTCTTTACCTCCCACCATCCCACCATCCGCTGGTTCACTCTTAGCTGCTGTTCTGTCTTGGCCCAGACACAGCGGTCTTTAGGACAGACTTTAATTTTACAAATGTCCCGTAGCCACAGATCTCAGGCAAGACAACATCAGCCACACTGACGGCCAATCTGTAACCACCTGCAGGGATTCTTTTCCCCTGAAAAGAGGAGTACGTCACTACGTGCTCTGGGATGCCAGGCCCCTTAGAATTAGCCTCCATCACTTCTTTCTTCTGTCCGGGACTTGCTACCACCATAAAATCATTGCAGTGCATAATATGCCAGCAGCCAAGAGCTCTGATCAGAAGATGTGAAATGTCGGCAGGTGTGTGTGGGCTTCCTCCCAAGGGCCTCCTCCTTTCTCAAACCTAGTCACACCTTCTTAAGACTTCTAGTGAGACGCAAGCAGAGCAAAAGCAGCTCCAGCCCATCAGGGCTGTGGGTAAAGTACTGGAAAGCCGTACAAACCCTGAGCACAGGGCACCTGGGAAGGGCTATGCCATTTAAAACACAAAAGCTGACTGGGTCCCATCTATTCCAGGCGCACCTATTATATACGCATAACTGACCCAGTGGAGAACACGCACAGACACACCGTCTCCCCCTAGTCTTGGATACTTGGTAAGAGGTAGATGGACCTCTGCGACATGGGTCTAAAATGGCCCTTAGTGACTTGTTATCAATTAACATCTGAGCAGCAACCCTGATTCACGTCTGCCACGGGCTTCCCATCTCAACCAAGATGGACTCTCAGGCCCTGTTGCATGACAGGAGAAAAAGGGGGTGCCTCCCGACGACAAACACAAGAGCACACGACTCGCTTAAGAGCCAGAGGGGAAATATGTGACATGAGTTATGACAACGATCATAAAGATGGTGACATTCAACCGAGGACCACAGAAGAGGGCGTGCTCTCCTCACGTCCCCACCGCCCCCAACACGTGCACATATTTGTCAGGAAACACTCCGACACGACCTTGGATCCATTAGGGGCAAAGGACATAAAGAGATATGGTTCtgaaattttaataacttcaaaATTGGGACCACTGTTTCTTCAAGCCTATCGGAACGCTGAGTAGATAAGGGACCCCTAACCACGACCTCGCCCACCCCCTGCTTTTCTGACCACTCCCCATCACCCACCCCAACAATCCCCATAAGTCCCGGGACAGGGGGCTGGGCAAAGTCCAGATGTGattcaggagggagggagggagggagaggaacagGTCTGGCTCTGGAGTCTGCTGGGATGTGTGACCGGAGGGAAATCAGAGGGAACTTCGCCCCCTGCAGGACACGAAAATATCACTGCCCCTTGCTCTGTATGCCTGGACAAGCTTCCCTCAGTTCCCTGCATGG
This genomic interval from Lagenorhynchus albirostris chromosome 10, mLagAlb1.1, whole genome shotgun sequence contains the following:
- the LOC132527959 gene encoding uncharacterized protein LOC132527959; its protein translation is MFVWGARSCPGWRGGGGGDPREGRWRGRGGAPRSRAGPRRRKLQARCVRVGAARQPAPWLLGGSRRSLSGVWLPAHVRCLAPSGAAGRTAGPLTSWGGCRASSPRTPLPGLHGRREVHPAAGPRPWRTRRPKMPTFSARLTLPSPSHKLRAPSALGHGTVAPPQDLGAPFHSPSGGGEALAFRSVLVRLPCKPRSQKGREGSGPVRGAAASAPEFAGSRLSEPRSPQRPTWAFWCASRSGFKYREFSEAPEEWRGGKGKEVTARKNDLISTLFL